A window of Haliscomenobacter hydrossis DSM 1100 contains these coding sequences:
- a CDS encoding COR domain-containing protein, translated as MNPLPRSLQHLAETWNLELHHEAELDNVASDDYPCTYTLDAAGRLIGLNLAGTAITEINFAADFETLEVLNLGRTPLKSIHFPASMSALQSLHLYECADLEELTFDNALALPQLEYADVSECALSTLTLPAGLDALQKLYLQKNKLQKIQFQGTCPALEFLDLSENQLTNIVLPAGLDNLLYLYLNDNQLESIHCAGEVPKLEILHLRNNQLIDLRETWLDPYPNLKTLYLANNPLGTYLSGKLDEDDTANSLPFIEAYFQSLVGGAVKDNECKVLLIGDGKAGKSNIVKRLLEQQFEQAWLSTDGIVIEPYPLGIYALQLWDFAGQDIYHATHRLFMQSEVVYLLAWNKETQSEKYTHREEKGKMVAYRNYHLGYWLDYAKTLGKNPPIIVTQTRVHEDGIYRPAELVQLEAVNPAIKFLQIDSKEPNSEHNGYDELIFHLEKAVKKVTRMTRIPIGYYQLREELRNLQRQNIKTISMKKYLDMAQGLPNPEERLRNWLVKSGVVFYQSGLFHNEIILDQQWAINAVYSIFKRGKGGFYHQFVAQEGRISGQDLQEVWEDNSAAEQELFLSFILSCDMCFETTLEKKYNTPFAERSFIFPQLLPENPSKTLDMLWNQQAGVLYLRYQHRFLHYGVMQSFIVKTQALVNDVEDCVWRSGILLKSGEQMVQVEASDREILVRITPQSLPLLHKVRNLLEKLQDSPGEESVSADGKNFVSLKKLEEKQHKSEIEAENGVDVPVAPLLPFLQRNEKLVFETLDQEEYPLEGIKSSKTGVPSPEAIQPTKSQQDMQHIKDLIAQARTEEALAQLLQAAPNQDLKNVVLKLKNDYSKLKREKMLGIIDGNEERTSNSKIVVTALGLCDEIVNISNQESAPQNQDRGSGNDEVRDTTRDTTRDTLEIPEEWPEIPVEPFDGTLVVPKGDNDQIKVLFMTASPKNLSTLDVNKESNNVKTESFGKDLFIDIYPHVDKDGMIDAVSHLQPQIIHYSGHGRTGGLETIDHATGNAATLKTAYLSEMFALFAEIGVKCVVLNSCWSASQAKAISEQGIPVVGMLRPIKDDVAIKFSKDFYRLLVSNNPLERIFKLVRLKMEDDSKAIPSLWYQGKRIA; from the coding sequence ATGAACCCACTACCCCGCAGCCTACAACACCTTGCCGAAACCTGGAACCTGGAACTTCACCACGAAGCCGAGCTGGACAACGTCGCGAGTGATGACTACCCTTGCACCTATACCCTGGACGCTGCCGGGCGTTTGATTGGCCTCAATCTGGCGGGAACCGCCATTACGGAAATAAATTTTGCCGCAGATTTTGAGACGCTGGAAGTACTCAATCTGGGGCGTACCCCCCTTAAAAGCATCCATTTCCCAGCCAGTATGTCGGCGCTGCAATCCCTGCATTTGTATGAATGTGCAGATTTAGAGGAACTTACCTTTGACAATGCTTTGGCCTTGCCCCAACTGGAATACGCCGATGTAAGTGAATGCGCGCTGAGTACCCTGACGCTGCCCGCCGGGCTGGATGCCTTGCAAAAATTATACCTGCAAAAGAACAAATTGCAAAAAATCCAGTTTCAGGGCACCTGCCCGGCGCTGGAGTTTTTGGATTTGAGCGAAAATCAACTGACGAACATCGTGTTGCCCGCCGGGCTAGACAATCTGTTGTACCTCTACCTCAACGACAATCAACTGGAATCCATCCACTGTGCGGGGGAAGTACCGAAGCTGGAAATTTTGCATTTGCGCAACAACCAGCTGATCGACTTGCGGGAAACCTGGCTCGATCCATACCCCAATTTAAAAACCCTGTACCTGGCCAATAACCCCCTGGGTACGTATTTGTCGGGCAAGCTGGACGAAGATGACACCGCCAATAGCCTGCCTTTTATCGAAGCTTATTTTCAATCTTTGGTCGGAGGTGCCGTCAAAGACAACGAGTGCAAAGTGCTGCTGATTGGCGATGGCAAGGCTGGAAAATCCAACATTGTCAAGCGGCTCCTGGAGCAACAATTTGAGCAAGCGTGGCTCTCTACCGATGGCATCGTCATTGAGCCTTATCCCTTGGGGATTTACGCCTTGCAGTTGTGGGATTTTGCCGGGCAGGACATTTACCACGCCACCCACCGCCTGTTCATGCAGTCGGAGGTGGTCTACCTGCTGGCCTGGAACAAGGAGACCCAAAGCGAGAAGTACACTCATCGCGAAGAAAAAGGGAAAATGGTCGCTTACCGCAATTACCACCTGGGCTATTGGCTGGATTACGCCAAAACCCTCGGCAAAAATCCCCCCATCATTGTCACCCAAACGAGGGTCCACGAGGATGGCATTTACAGACCAGCGGAACTCGTGCAACTGGAGGCCGTCAACCCGGCGATCAAATTTTTGCAAATTGATTCCAAGGAACCCAATTCCGAGCACAACGGCTACGATGAATTGATTTTTCACCTGGAAAAAGCGGTCAAAAAAGTCACCCGCATGACCCGAATCCCCATCGGGTATTACCAACTCCGCGAGGAATTGCGGAACTTGCAGCGGCAAAACATCAAGACCATTTCCATGAAAAAATACCTGGACATGGCGCAGGGCTTGCCCAATCCAGAGGAACGTTTGCGCAACTGGCTGGTCAAATCTGGAGTGGTGTTTTACCAGTCCGGCTTGTTCCACAACGAAATCATCCTCGATCAGCAATGGGCCATCAATGCGGTGTACAGCATTTTTAAACGGGGGAAAGGCGGGTTTTATCACCAGTTTGTAGCACAAGAAGGCCGCATCAGTGGGCAGGATTTGCAAGAGGTTTGGGAAGACAACTCGGCGGCAGAGCAAGAACTTTTTCTTAGTTTTATCCTGAGTTGCGACATGTGTTTTGAAACTACCCTGGAAAAAAAATACAACACCCCCTTTGCTGAACGCAGTTTCATCTTTCCCCAATTGCTTCCGGAAAACCCCAGCAAAACCCTGGACATGCTTTGGAATCAGCAAGCTGGGGTATTGTACTTGCGGTACCAACATCGGTTTTTGCACTACGGCGTGATGCAAAGTTTTATTGTCAAAACCCAGGCCCTGGTAAATGACGTAGAGGATTGTGTGTGGCGCAGCGGTATCTTGTTAAAAAGTGGGGAACAAATGGTGCAAGTGGAGGCCAGCGACCGCGAGATCCTCGTACGCATTACCCCCCAAAGCCTCCCACTGCTGCACAAGGTGCGCAACCTGCTCGAAAAACTGCAAGACAGCCCCGGCGAAGAAAGTGTCAGCGCCGATGGCAAAAACTTTGTTTCCCTGAAAAAGCTAGAAGAAAAACAACACAAGTCCGAAATTGAAGCCGAAAACGGAGTGGATGTGCCGGTAGCACCTTTGTTGCCCTTTTTACAGCGCAACGAAAAATTGGTGTTTGAAACATTGGACCAGGAAGAATATCCCCTGGAAGGAATCAAATCGTCAAAAACCGGGGTTCCATCCCCTGAAGCCATACAACCTACAAAATCACAGCAGGACATGCAACACATCAAAGACCTCATTGCCCAGGCGCGTACCGAAGAAGCCTTGGCTCAATTACTGCAAGCCGCCCCGAACCAGGATCTAAAAAACGTGGTCCTCAAATTAAAAAATGACTATTCAAAATTGAAGCGGGAAAAGATGTTGGGGATCATCGATGGAAATGAAGAACGCACCAGCAATTCCAAAATAGTAGTAACCGCCCTGGGATTGTGTGATGAAATCGTGAACATATCGAACCAAGAAAGTGCTCCACAAAATCAGGACAGAGGAAGCGGTAACGATGAGGTGCGCGATACTACCCGCGATACTACCCGCGATACCCTGGAGATACCCGAGGAATGGCCGGAAATCCCGGTAGAACCATTTGACGGCACTCTAGTTGTGCCCAAAGGGGATAACGACCAAATCAAGGTGCTCTTTATGACTGCCAGCCCCAAAAATCTGAGCACCCTGGACGTGAACAAAGAAAGCAACAACGTAAAAACCGAGTCTTTTGGCAAAGACTTGTTCATCGACATTTATCCGCACGTAGACAAAGATGGCATGATCGACGCGGTTTCTCATTTGCAGCCGCAAATCATCCATTACTCCGGACATGGTCGCACGGGTGGCCTCGAAACCATCGACCACGCTACGGGCAATGCCGCTACCCTCAAGACAGCGTACTTGTCTGAAATGTTTGCTTTATTTGCGGAAATAGGGGTCAAATGTGTGGTGTTGAATTCTTGCTGGTCGGCTTCCCAGGCCAAAGCCATTTCGGAACAGGGTATCCCTGTAGTGGGGATGCTACGACCCATCAAAGATGATGTGGCGATTAAATTTTCCAAGGATTTTTACCGCCTGTTGGTCAGCAACAATCCCCTGGAACGCATTTTTAAACTGGTGCGCTTAAAAATGGAGGATGACAGCAAAGCGATTCCTTCTTTGTGGTACCAAGGCAAAAGAATTGCTTAG